The Polypterus senegalus isolate Bchr_013 chromosome 1, ASM1683550v1, whole genome shotgun sequence genome includes a window with the following:
- the LOC120525184 gene encoding neuroguidin-like isoform X3, with the protein MATTNIDHTLVEQDLPEAVKLLTNMTEQVAAVTSHIQHLKRLVQNKVFQTAKTNCEFGRRHRKIKEYQKAALSLQHLKM; encoded by the exons ATGGCGACTACCAATATTGACCAC ACACTGGTGGAGCAAGATCTTCCAGAAGCTGTGAAGTTGCTTACCAATATGACGGAACAG GTTGCTGCAGTTACTAGTCACATTCAGCATTTGAAAAGGCTTGTTCAGAATAAAGTCTTCCAGACTGCTAAG ACAAACTGCGAATTTGGGAGAAGACACAGGAAAATCAAAGAATATCAGAAGGCTGCCTTAAGTCTGCAACACCTAAAAATGTAA
- the LOC120525184 gene encoding neuroguidin-like isoform X2, whose amino-acid sequence MYLERRLYYLSAVGHYYTLVEQDLPEAVKLLTNMTEQVAAVTSHIQHLKRLVQNKVFQTAKQNENMDSCLEKIKFGVASPRLSRIP is encoded by the exons ATGTATTTGGAGCGTCGATTGTATTATTTATCCGCAGTCGGACATTATTAT ACACTGGTGGAGCAAGATCTTCCAGAAGCTGTGAAGTTGCTTACCAATATGACGGAACAG GTTGCTGCAGTTACTAGTCACATTCAGCATTTGAAAAGGCTTGTTCAGAATAAAGTCTTCCAGACTGCTAAG CAAAATGAGAACATGGACAGTtgtctggaaaaaataaaattcggAGTGgcctcccctagactttctcgtataccgtag
- the LOC120525184 gene encoding neuroguidin-like isoform X1, whose translation MYLERRLYYLSAVGHYYTLVEQDLPEAVKLLTNMTEQVAAVTSHIQHLKRLVQNKVFQTAKTNCEFGRRHRKIKEYQKAALSLQHLKM comes from the exons ATGTATTTGGAGCGTCGATTGTATTATTTATCCGCAGTCGGACATTATTAT ACACTGGTGGAGCAAGATCTTCCAGAAGCTGTGAAGTTGCTTACCAATATGACGGAACAG GTTGCTGCAGTTACTAGTCACATTCAGCATTTGAAAAGGCTTGTTCAGAATAAAGTCTTCCAGACTGCTAAG ACAAACTGCGAATTTGGGAGAAGACACAGGAAAATCAAAGAATATCAGAAGGCTGCCTTAAGTCTGCAACACCTAAAAATGTAA
- the LOC120525184 gene encoding neuroguidin-like isoform X4 produces the protein MFLTLVEQDLPEAVKLLTNMTEQVAAVTSHIQHLKRLVQNKVFQTAKTNCEFGRRHRKIKEYQKAALSLQHLKM, from the exons ATGTTTTTG ACACTGGTGGAGCAAGATCTTCCAGAAGCTGTGAAGTTGCTTACCAATATGACGGAACAG GTTGCTGCAGTTACTAGTCACATTCAGCATTTGAAAAGGCTTGTTCAGAATAAAGTCTTCCAGACTGCTAAG ACAAACTGCGAATTTGGGAGAAGACACAGGAAAATCAAAGAATATCAGAAGGCTGCCTTAAGTCTGCAACACCTAAAAATGTAA